TAAAGGGTGTTTATTCAAGATCAGAAGATAAAGCAAAAGAGTTTGCACAGAAACATGATGCGGATCTAATATTCACTGATCTAGAAGAAATGGCAAGTAGTGAGGACATTGATGCCGTTTACATAGCAACTCCTAATTCCTTACACGCTCAGCATGCGATTACGTTTATGAATAAAGGAAAGCATGTTTTATGTGAAAAGCCGTTTGCCTCGAATTTGGCAGAAGTGGATGAAATGATAGAGGTAGCGAAAAAAAATAACGTTTTATTAATGGAAGCTTTAAAGACTACGTTCATGCCTAGTTTTAAAGCGATACGAGAAAATATACATAAAATTGGTACTGTTCGTCGCTACAATGCGATTTATTGTAGTTACTCATCAAGGTATGATGCTTATCGAAATGGAGAGATTTTAAACGCATTTAATCCTAATTTTTCTAATGGATCATTAATGGATCTTGGGATATATGGTTTATATCCGATGGTTTCTCTATTTGGCCAACCTGAGAATCTGAAGGCTAATGCCTATATGTTAGAATCAGGAGTTGATGGTGAGGGAAGCTTGCTATTTAAATATAAAGAGATGGAAGCAGTCGTTACTCATTCAAAAATTGTCAATTCCTATGTTGATTCAGAAATACAAGGGGAAGATGGAACGATTATGTTTGATAGCGTGAATGCTCCTACTAAAGCAGAGATTCGCTACAGAGATGGATCAGTTGAAGTTATTGAATTTACTCAAGACAAACCTCCGATGTATTACGAGTTAGAAGAGTTTATTCAATTGTTAGAAGAAGGCAAAATGGAGTCTTCTGTGAACTCACATGAGGTTTCACGTATAACAGCTTCCATTATGCAAGAAGCAAGAGAACAAATCGGGCTTGTCTATCCAGCAGACAAGCGCTAAAGCTTCATCTAAGATTTTCAAGGGAATGGCTCTTAGGAACTCAAGGTAATAAGCTCAAGCTTTCTGTGACAAGAACTGCCACACCAAGGCTGAGCTTATGCTTGTCGTTCCTGGGATGAACTTAAATCCTCAACCTGCATATTACGGATTACAAATTTCTGGAGGAAAACTGACTCCACATTTATTTCCATCAAATGTATTTTCAAACAATCCACTTTCTTCTTCAATGTCAAGATCGAAGTTGTTTTTTGCTTTGTTAAATCGAATTGTATTATTCATCGCGCCACTTTCAACACGAATACCAGCATTGGTAGCAAATGAGCCGTTGTTTCGAACGATGTTGTCGTCAATGCAATTGTCGAATACATTATTATCTACTAAAATTCCAGATTGAATATTATTGCATACTAGATTGCCAATAACAGTGTTTTGGTCTTCATCAACTTGAATT
This genomic window from Bacillus solimangrovi contains:
- a CDS encoding Gfo/Idh/MocA family protein; its protein translation is MIRFGTVGTNWITDIFLDAAKHHPQFSLKGVYSRSEDKAKEFAQKHDADLIFTDLEEMASSEDIDAVYIATPNSLHAQHAITFMNKGKHVLCEKPFASNLAEVDEMIEVAKKNNVLLMEALKTTFMPSFKAIRENIHKIGTVRRYNAIYCSYSSRYDAYRNGEILNAFNPNFSNGSLMDLGIYGLYPMVSLFGQPENLKANAYMLESGVDGEGSLLFKYKEMEAVVTHSKIVNSYVDSEIQGEDGTIMFDSVNAPTKAEIRYRDGSVEVIEFTQDKPPMYYELEEFIQLLEEGKMESSVNSHEVSRITASIMQEAREQIGLVYPADKR